In Silene latifolia isolate original U9 population chromosome X, ASM4854445v1, whole genome shotgun sequence, the following proteins share a genomic window:
- the LOC141619366 gene encoding uncharacterized protein LOC141619366, which produces MVRNAMQVKSKLFQLGISPDYLCLLCGVATETHVHLFEQCVYSRSVLQEMATLCQITIPSMNILQWVWNQKWAKARKGIVLCAFTACYYHIWMMRNTARVELHLPRPAIALHQARCSAKMRINVLSSQLDLCTRSWLESIDLCK; this is translated from the coding sequence ATGGTCAGGAATGCTATGCAGGTTAAAAGCAAGCTGTTTCAGCTTGGTATTAGCCCTGATTATCTTTGCTTGCTTTGTGGAGTTGCTACTGAGACACATGTGCATCTGTTTGAGCAATGTGTCTATAGTAGGAGTGTTCTGCAGGAAATGGCTACGTTGTGTCAGATTACTATCCCATCTATGAATATTTTGCAGTGGGTATGGAATCAGAAATGGGCTAAAGCTAGAAAAGGGATTGTGCTGTGTGCTTTCACGGCCTGTTATTATCATATCTGGATGATGAGGAACACGGCTCGGGTGGAGCTTCATTTACCCAGACCGGCTATTGCTCTCCATCAGGCTAGGTGTAGTGCAAAAATGAGAATTAATGTGCTCAGTAGTCAGTTAGATCTTTGTACTAGATCATGGTTAGAGAGCATTGATTTATGTAAATAG